A stretch of the Nicotiana tabacum cultivar K326 chromosome 6, ASM71507v2, whole genome shotgun sequence genome encodes the following:
- the LOC107808117 gene encoding topless-related protein 4, producing the protein MTSLSRELVFLILQFLDEEKFKETVHRLEKESGFFFIMRYFEDSVTNGEWDDVEKYLSGFTKVDDNRYSMKIFFEIRKQKYLEALDRNDQAKAVEILVKDLKVFSTFNEDLFKEITLLLTLQNFRENEQLSKYGDTKSARAIMLVELKKLIEANPLFRDKLQFPSLKNSRLRTLINQSLNWQHQLCKNPKPNPDIKTLFVDHACGQANGARAPSPVANPIIGAMPKVGGFPPIGAHGPFQPAPAPIASLGGWMANPPSMPHQAISGGPIGLSPPVNTASMLKHPRTPPANNPALDYQTADSEHVLKRPRPFGMSEEVNNLPVNIFPVTYPGQSHAHNLYSSDDLPKTIVVNLNQGSAVKSMDFHPVQQTLLLVGTNLGDIAIWEVGGRERLAFKNFKVWEISNCSMNLQASLANEYTATVNRVMWSPDGNLLGVAYSKHIVHLYSYHGGDDLRNHLEIDAHVGNVNDLAFSHPNKQLCIITCGDDKAIRVWDAATGSKQYTFEGHEAPVYSVCPHYKENIQFIFATAVDGKIKAWLYDNMGSRVDYDAPGHSCTTMAYSADGARLFSCGTSKDGESYLVEWNESEGAVKRTYIGLGKRSVGVVQFDTTKNRFLAAGDEFVIKFWDMDNTNLLTSIDAEGGLPASPCIRFSKEGTLLAVSTSENGVKILANADGVRLIRAIESRALDPSRVPPAAVAKAPMISTYGASSSTAGTSMSIADRTAPVNAVVQLNGDNRSLQDAKPRVSDELEKSKIWKLTEISEPAQVRSSRLPDSLLSVRIIRLMYTNSGAAILALAYNAVHKLWKWPRNERNVTGKASTVVPPQLWQPSSGILMTNDISETNPEEAVPCFALSKNDSYVMSASGGKISLFNMMTFKTMTTFMPPPPAATFLAFHPQDNNIIAIGMEDSSIQIYNVRVDEVKSKLKGHQKRVTGLAFSNVLNVLVSSGADAQLCVWSMDGWEKKASKFLQIPSGRAINPLAQTRVQFHQDQTHLLVVHETQIAIYEASKLECVKQWVSPNVAITDATYSCDSQSIYASFDDGSVSIFTAAALKLRCRVNPAAYLPSNPSSRVYPLVIAAHPSEANQCAVGLTDGGVYVLEPLESEGKWGTPPPKENGVAGGVSSAAAGLDQASR; encoded by the exons ATGACTTCGTTGAGCAGAGAACTGGTGTTTCTTATACTTCAGTTTTTAGATGAAGAGAAGTTCAAGGAAACAGTTCACAG gtTGGAGAAAGAGTCGGGCTTCTTCTTCATCATGAGGTACTTTGAGGATTCGGTTACTAATGGAGAGTGGGATGATGTGGAAAAGTATCTGTCTGGTTTTACTAAGGTAGATGACAACCGCTActccatgaaaatattttttgagatCAGAAAACAGAAGTATCTTGAAGCACTCGACAG GAATGATCAAGCAAAGGCTGTAGAGATTCTAGTGAAAGATCTGAAAGTATTTTCCACATTTAATGAAGATTTGTTTAAGGAAATAACACTACTCTTGACGTTGCAGAATTTTAG GGAGAATGAACAGCTTTCTAAGTATGGAGATACCAAGTCTGCTAGGGCTATAATGCTCGTTGAGCTAAAAAAGTTGATCGAGGCAAATCCTCTTTTCCGAGACAAGCTTCAGTTTCCTAGCTTAAAGAACTCAAGGCTGCGGACATTGATAAACCAGAG TTTAAATTGGCAGCATCAGCTTTGCAAGAATCCGAAGCCCAATCCTGACATAAAAACTCTCTTTGTGGATCATGCCTGTGGGCAAGCAAATGGTGCTCGGGCTCCTTCTCCAGTTGCTAATCCCATTATTGGTGCTATGCCTAAAGTAGGTGGTTTTCCACCTATTGGCGCCCATGGA CCCTTCCAGCCAGCACCAGCACCTATTGCTTCACTTGGAGGATGGATGGCTAATCCACCCTCTATGCCACACCAAGCTATTTCAGGAGGACCAATAGGCTTAAGCCCTCCTGTTAATACCG CATCCATGCTAAAGCATCCTAGGACTCCTCCTGCTAATAATCCAGCATTGGACTACCAAACTGCAGATTCTGAGCACGTGCTGAAGAGGCCAAGACCCTTTGGGATGTCAGAGGAG GTCAATAATCTCCCCGTCAACATCTTCCCTGTCACATATCCTGGTCAGAGCCATGCTCATAATTTGTATTCTTCTGATGACTTACCCAAGACTATCGTGGTGAACTTGAATCAAGGGTCTGCTGTTAAGAGCATGGATTTCCATCCTGTGCAACAAACCCTTCTTCTTG TTGGAACAAACCTTGGCGACATTGCTATATGGGAGGTTGGTGGCAGGGAGAGGCTTgcatttaaaaatttcaaagtttggGAGATAAGTAATTGTTCAATGAATCTTCAG GCATCTTTAGCGAATGAATATACTGCTACAGTCAACCGTGTGATGTGGAGTCCTGATGGGAACCTTCTTG GTGTTGCGTATTCTAAGCACATAGTTCATCTATACTCCTACCATGGTGGTGATGATTTGAGGAACCACCTTGAG attGATGCCCATGTTGGCAATGTTAATGATCTTGCTTTCTCTCATCCAAATAAACAATTATGCATCATAACTTGTGGAGATGACAAGGCTATCAGG GTGTGGGATGCTGCCACTGGATCTAAGCAATATACTTTTGAGGGCCATGAGGCGCCTGTCTATTCTGTGTGTCCTCACTATAAGGAAAACATTCAG TTCATTTTTGCAACTGCGGTTGATGGGAAGATCAAGGCCTGGTTGTATGACAACATGGGATCCAGGGTTGATTATGATGCTCCAGGCCACTCATGTACTACAATGGCTTATAGTGCTGATGGAGCAAG GCTCTTTTCTTGTGGCACCAGTAAAGATGGTGAATCATACCTTGTGGAGTGGAATGAAAGTGAAGGTGCTGTTAAACGTACCTATATTGGTCTTGGGAAGAGATCTGTCGGGGTGGTGCAGTTTGATACAACAAAAAACAGATTCTTGGCTGCTGGTGATGAGTTTGTAATCAAATTCTGGGACATGGATAATACAAACCTCTTAACAAGCATAGATGCTGAGGGCGGATTACCA GCATCTCCGTGCATCCGGTTTAGTAAAGAAGGGACACTTTTGGCTGTATCAACCAGTGAGAATGGTGTTAAAATACTGGCAAATGCTGATGGTGTTCGCCTGATCCGTGCTATTGAAAGCCGTGCTCTTGATCCCTCCAGAGTTCCTCCTGCCGCTGTTGCGAAG GCACCCATGATCAGCACATATGGTGCTTCTAGTTCAACTGCTGGAACTAGTATGAGTATTGCAGATAGAACTGCGCCAGTGAACGCCGTTGTTCAGCTG AATGGAGATAATCGCAGCCTGCAAGATGCCAAGCCCAGGGTTTCTGATGAGCTGGAGAAATCCAAAATTTGGAAACTGACTGAAATTAGTGAACCTGCTCAAGTTCGTTCCTCGAGGCTTCCAGATAGTCTACTGTCCGTGAGA ATTATTAGATTAATGTATACAAATTCTGGAGCTGCAATTCTGGCTTTGGCATACAATGCCGTACACAAACTTTGGAAATGGCCACGTAATGAGAGGAATGTTACGGGAAAG GCATCTACTGTTGTCCCGCCTCAATTATGGCAACCTTCCAGTGGAATTCTGATGACAAATGATATAAGCGAGACAAACCCCGAAGAAGCTGTTCCGTGCTTTGCACTTTCCAAGAATGACTCGTATGTTATGTCAGCATCTGGTGGAAAAATTTCCTTGTTTAACATGATGACCTTCAAG ACAATGACAACTTTCATGCCCCCTCCACCTGCAGCAACTTTTCTTGCCTTTCATCCACAGGATAATAACATTATTGCTATCGGAATGGAGGACTCTTCGATACAAATCTACAATGTTCGAGTTGATGAG GTGAAAAGCAAACTTAAAGGTCATCAGAAGAGAGTAACTGGCTTGGCCTTCTCTAATGTTTTGAATGTTCTGGTATCATCCGGAGCTGATGCTCAG CTTTGTGTTTGGAGCATGGATGGATGGGAGAAGAAAGCCAGCAAGTTTTTGCAGATTCCCTCGGGTAGAGCAATAAATCCTCTTGCTCAGACACGTGTTCAGTTTCATCAAGATCAGACGCACTTGTTGGTTGTTCATGAAACGCAAATAGCTATATATGAGGCATCAAAGCTTGAATGCGTGAAGCAG TGGGTTTCACCAAACGTTGCAATTACTGATGCAACGTACTCGTGTGATAGCCAGTCAATCTATGCAAGTTTTGATGATGGAAGTGTGAGTATTTTTACTGCTGCAGCACTCAAACTGAGGTGTCGGGTGAATCCTGCTGCCTATTTGCCTTCTAACCCAAG CTCCAGAGTGTATCCGCTTGTGATTGCTGCTCATCCATCTGAAGCAAACCAGTGTGCAGTAGGACTTACTGATGGCGGAGTGTATGTGCTTGAGCCTCTGGAATCGGAAGGTAAATGGGGTACGCCGCCTCCAAAGGAAAATGGTGTTGCCGGTGGCGTAAGCTCTGCTGCCGCTGGTCTTGATCAAGCATCAAGGTAG